Proteins from one Telopea speciosissima isolate NSW1024214 ecotype Mountain lineage chromosome 1, Tspe_v1, whole genome shotgun sequence genomic window:
- the LOC122655884 gene encoding uncharacterized protein LOC122655884 produces the protein MWTSHHLYLPTIPKAWRFPISSCSLPLIAFAKKLRNTKSVLKSWNHSTFGNISSRVFDCRAMLALIQSRLQSDSLNPEVALEEKQLSEDLSSLSSQEENFLPQKSRIKWLDVGDSNLAYFHRSLRARLNSNSITLLLAPIGSPFSSVPEIKTEVISFFSNVFNPSLPRGLIDKFVPPSLAYSLLAIPFDEEISKAFLSHKSHKAPGPDRFSMGFFLSC, from the coding sequence ATGTGGACCTCTCATCATCTTTATCTCCCCACCATCCCGAAAGCTTGGCGCTTTCCCATTTCCTCCTGCTCCCTTCCCCTCATTGCCTTCGCTAAGAAACTTCGTAACACCAAGTCTGTCCTCAAAAGCTGGAACCACTCCACTTTTGGCAACATCAGTTCCCGCGTCTTCGACTGTCGGGCTATGCTTGCCCTTATCCAATCTCGGCTTCAATCAGACTCGCTCAACCCTGAGGTTGCCCTTGAGGAGAAGCAGCTTTCCGAggatctctcctctctctcttctcaagaGGAAAATTTCTTGCCTCAGAAATCCCGCATCAAATGGTTAGATGTTGGAGACTCCAATTTGGCCTATTTCCATCGCTCTTTGAGAGCTAGACTAAACTCCAATTCCATCACCTTGCTACTTGCGCCTATTGGGTCCCCTTTCTCCTCTGTCCCTGAAATCAAGACTGAagtcatctccttcttctccaacgTCTTTAACCCCTCCCTCCCCCGTGGCCTAATCGATAAGTTTGTTCCCCCTAGTTTAGCTTATTCCCTCCTCGCCATCCCATTTGATGAGGAGATTTCCAAGGCATTCCTCTCCCATAAATCCCACAAGGCCCCCGGTCCTGATAGATTCAGTATGGGGTTTTTCCTTAGCTGCTAG